In one Agathobacter rectalis ATCC 33656 genomic region, the following are encoded:
- a CDS encoding DUF3879 family protein: protein MSKITDYAFLFQKTFGTSGENVIGSFQLSQLNSSSVQSQLKAAGYTLEKYERIYRQAFYDAAKKADPNWKIGKPIKDGALDSVTRELAESGKSPAQATLDTKI, encoded by the coding sequence ATGTCAAAGATTACAGATTATGCTTTTTTATTTCAAAAAACATTCGGGACATCAGGAGAAAATGTAATAGGCAGTTTTCAGTTGTCTCAGTTGAACAGCAGTTCTGTTCAGTCCCAGTTAAAAGCTGCCGGGTATACGCTTGAAAAATATGAGAGAATTTACAGACAGGCATTTTATGATGCCGCAAAAAAGGCTGATCCTAACTGGAAAATTGGTAAGCCAATCAAAGATGGTGCATTAGATAGTGTTACAAGAGAATTGGCAGAGTCGGGGAAATCTCCTGCACAGGCAACGCTTGATACTAAAATTTAA
- a CDS encoding SdpI family protein: MIRQHKKMILLTSIITLFPIFIGLLLWNQLPDSLATHWGINNEPNGYASKTFAVFGLPLIMLLGHAVSVIAMNIDPKVKNISEKVYFVILWIIPLLSLFVCNVLYGYNLGYQLDMGFLCGLMIGVFYLILGNFIPKVKPNYTIGFRISWALCDPENWYRTHRFGGKCMVIGGIIMIVTAPFQNMWILIVLILVPCILPVIYSYLYYRKIIS; this comes from the coding sequence ATGATCAGACAACATAAAAAAATGATATTACTCACATCAATTATAACGCTGTTTCCGATTTTTATCGGCTTGCTATTGTGGAATCAATTACCGGATTCGCTGGCAACACATTGGGGAATAAATAATGAACCAAATGGGTATGCATCCAAAACATTCGCTGTGTTTGGACTTCCGCTCATTATGTTATTGGGACATGCAGTGAGTGTGATTGCAATGAATATTGATCCTAAAGTAAAAAATATCAGTGAAAAAGTATACTTTGTTATCTTATGGATTATTCCATTGTTATCGCTTTTCGTTTGTAATGTACTCTATGGATATAATTTAGGATATCAGTTGGATATGGGATTCCTGTGTGGTCTGATGATCGGAGTTTTTTATCTGATTTTGGGAAATTTTATACCGAAAGTAAAGCCAAACTATACGATTGGATTTCGGATTTCGTGGGCATTATGCGATCCGGAAAACTGGTATCGCACGCATCGGTTTGGAGGAAAATGCATGGTGATCGGTGGGATTATCATGATTGTTACAGCACCATTCCAAAATATGTGGATACTTATTGTACTTATTCTCGTCCCTTGCATTTTACCGGTAATCTATTCTTATCTGTATTACCGCAAGATAATTTCATAA